Proteins encoded in a region of the Paenibacillus wynnii genome:
- a CDS encoding lipopolysaccharide biosynthesis protein, whose amino-acid sequence MRAKRSILNLSFGLGSQLITIFLGFFIPRLIMVNYGSEANGLIASIVQIISYLALLEAGVGAASLQALYKPIAQNDRSHINSILAATSSYYKKTGVYYFFAVVLIAIVYPLVIHSEINKLSIMFIILLTGLGGAINYYFQGKFRILLIAEGKSYIETSIVTAANVLNNVVRIILLLQGVNIIAVQASFFVLTLLQIVVFYVYMKKNYKWIDLSLKPDFAAIGQKNSVLVHEISYLVFRNTDVLILTLLTNLKIVSIYVMYNMIFTIVDNVVQTVNGSMKSALGQSYHESKEAFLKLYDAFEVYFMGLIFAILTVAYILILPFMRLYTAGVTDVNYINFWLPVLFVAIKLLTNVRTSANNVITIAGHFQKTQNRSILESAINLIASIVFVLFLGIYGVLLGTIAALLYRSIDIVIYANKVLLDRSPWVTFKRWFTNIGVFLVIIAVTTTMNMNITSYIELIVWGAVLGIVILPIYYLISSLMEKSVFLYAWDHFKGYRAKLKRKVNSGSKVSV is encoded by the coding sequence ATGAGAGCCAAACGGAGTATTCTTAACTTGTCCTTTGGGCTGGGAAGTCAATTGATCACCATCTTTCTCGGTTTCTTTATTCCTAGGCTGATTATGGTCAACTATGGCTCGGAGGCCAACGGATTAATTGCTTCGATCGTACAGATCATCAGTTATTTGGCTCTTCTGGAAGCGGGTGTCGGGGCAGCCTCTCTACAAGCGCTATATAAACCGATAGCCCAGAATGACCGGAGCCATATTAACTCTATTCTGGCAGCTACCTCTAGCTATTATAAAAAAACAGGTGTGTACTACTTTTTTGCGGTAGTATTGATCGCTATTGTGTATCCGCTGGTGATCCATTCGGAGATTAATAAGCTCAGCATTATGTTCATTATTTTACTAACAGGGCTGGGCGGGGCGATTAATTACTATTTTCAAGGAAAATTTAGAATTCTCCTCATCGCTGAGGGAAAAAGCTATATCGAAACCTCCATCGTTACCGCAGCCAATGTCCTGAACAACGTGGTGCGCATTATCCTGTTATTGCAAGGCGTCAACATCATCGCGGTTCAAGCTTCCTTCTTCGTGCTGACCCTGCTGCAAATTGTCGTATTTTATGTGTATATGAAAAAGAATTACAAATGGATCGATTTAAGTCTAAAGCCTGATTTTGCAGCGATTGGACAAAAGAACTCGGTATTGGTTCATGAAATCTCCTATTTGGTGTTCAGAAATACAGATGTGCTTATCCTAACCCTGCTCACCAATTTAAAAATTGTCAGTATCTATGTCATGTACAACATGATTTTTACAATCGTCGACAACGTCGTTCAGACCGTAAATGGCAGCATGAAATCGGCCCTTGGGCAAAGCTATCACGAGAGCAAAGAGGCCTTCCTTAAGCTCTATGATGCTTTTGAGGTGTATTTCATGGGATTGATCTTTGCTATTCTTACTGTGGCTTACATCCTAATCCTGCCGTTTATGCGGTTGTATACCGCCGGTGTAACCGATGTGAATTATATCAACTTCTGGCTGCCTGTGTTGTTCGTAGCGATTAAGCTGCTGACCAATGTCAGAACTTCTGCCAACAATGTGATTACGATAGCCGGACACTTCCAGAAGACGCAGAATCGTTCGATTCTCGAATCGGCCATTAATTTAATAGCCTCGATTGTATTCGTTCTATTCTTGGGGATATACGGAGTATTGCTCGGGACCATTGCGGCCCTGTTATACCGTTCTATTGATATCGTCATCTATGCTAATAAAGTACTGCTGGACCGGAGCCCATGGGTAACCTTCAAAAGATGGTTCACGAACATAGGCGTCTTTTTAGTTATTATTGCGGTTACCACAACGATGAATATGAACATTACCTCCTATATTGAACTTATCGTCTGGGGGGCGGTTCTGGGGATCGTGATTCTCCCTATTTATTACTTGATCTCCTCCTTGATGGAGAAATCGGTCTTCCTGTATGCTTGGGACCATTTCAAAGGGTATCGAGCGAAATTAAAGCGTAAGGTGAATTCCGGATCTAAAGTAAGCGTGTAG
- a CDS encoding B12-binding domain-containing radical SAM protein → MKKILFFSFYNKLDIEVHPGVAVLSAALKANGYQTKLQPYFYYDEERFTGMIRHFDPDFICISATHMAVEQVRKLAKFLKSATEAPVLLGGVFPILDRNLAASIEGVDAVCVGEGVEGLLQYISGIHPAVNIMYPGSSSVVDKGWSSRPTGELDYRLFWDELPEHRRSLNKLDYWTSFTCEYGCAFCCNKEIRELTGLRTKPRQDMECSIRTIKELTKTCGAKKVHFRDPLVIGKRDLQWAKVFLPMYSEEIGLPYTVNIRADVMEEELVQLLKETGCRLVKMGLESGSEWLRNKVLRKGETDQQFLDASALLRKYGIKLSLNAMLGIPHETMETARMTLEMMEQLNPDKRFLHIFQPWPGVRMDSSLVPFIRYERFPALNDSIVAGRTFRDDISEYGLDPVKAAAEYVLTPVLDQVSFPYLLALEWQQAFHESGESE, encoded by the coding sequence ATGAAGAAAATTTTGTTCTTCTCTTTTTACAATAAGCTGGATATCGAAGTACATCCCGGAGTGGCGGTACTGTCAGCAGCCTTGAAGGCTAATGGGTATCAAACGAAGCTGCAGCCTTACTTTTATTACGATGAAGAGAGATTTACCGGAATGATCCGTCACTTTGATCCCGACTTCATCTGTATATCTGCAACGCATATGGCTGTAGAGCAGGTTAGGAAGCTGGCCAAGTTCTTAAAGTCGGCGACGGAAGCGCCGGTTCTGCTCGGGGGAGTGTTCCCGATTCTGGACAGGAACCTGGCTGCCAGCATAGAAGGCGTGGATGCGGTATGTGTTGGAGAAGGGGTGGAAGGACTGCTCCAGTATATCAGTGGCATACATCCCGCTGTTAATATCATGTACCCCGGATCCTCATCAGTGGTAGACAAGGGATGGTCTTCCCGGCCGACCGGAGAATTAGATTACCGGCTGTTCTGGGACGAGCTCCCGGAACACCGGAGATCTCTGAACAAACTGGATTATTGGACCTCCTTCACATGTGAATATGGCTGTGCTTTCTGCTGCAACAAGGAGATCAGAGAATTGACGGGGCTTAGAACGAAGCCGAGACAGGATATGGAATGCTCGATCCGGACCATCAAAGAATTAACCAAGACATGCGGTGCTAAGAAGGTGCACTTCCGCGACCCCCTGGTGATCGGCAAAAGGGATTTGCAGTGGGCCAAGGTTTTCCTGCCTATGTACTCGGAAGAAATAGGGCTGCCTTATACCGTCAATATCAGGGCGGATGTAATGGAGGAGGAATTGGTTCAGCTCCTGAAGGAGACGGGCTGTCGATTGGTCAAGATGGGGCTGGAGAGCGGCTCCGAATGGTTGCGGAACAAAGTGCTACGGAAGGGGGAAACAGATCAGCAGTTTCTGGATGCCAGTGCTCTGCTGAGAAAGTACGGAATCAAGTTATCCTTGAACGCCATGCTTGGGATTCCACATGAAACGATGGAAACCGCCAGGATGACCTTGGAAATGATGGAGCAGTTGAATCCCGATAAAAGGTTCCTGCATATTTTTCAGCCTTGGCCGGGGGTGAGGATGGATTCTTCCCTGGTTCCCTTCATCCGCTATGAACGGTTCCCGGCTCTAAATGACAGTATCGTTGCGGGCAGAACCTTCCGGGATGATATAAGCGAGTATGGGCTGGATCCAGTGAAGGCCGCTGCTGAATATGTGCTTACCCCGGTTCTAGATCAAGTTTCTTTTCCATACCTATTGGCGCTGGAGTGGCAGCAAGCCTTTCACGAAAGCGGGGAGAGCGAGTGA
- a CDS encoding glycosyltransferase family 2 protein yields MNLTIVVPVYNLESHVAPMLDSLLHQSEKQYEVIIVDDGSTDQTYNTINAFLTVHPSLQCRILRTDNHGVSAARNKGLYAASGKYVMFLDGDDYVSTDLVQTLQTNVTDREPDIICWGYNLVREDQSTIVSFTSNLNHISGIQALEKIFVEKSLRIWTGSIAYKRDFLLKHEIQYTEQCINGEDQEFIYKALSRASKVTSLPEVLSFYLQRGSSISNSYNVKKFDVVDAFKRVDAYFRTHFSGELEPISDLLLNREMTENYFFNLNTCLSNTQGVRIQKLLQDIDQTYPKLTQEMHGIMKHYNGTDKKLSFQIKAFLFSPGLYQRFIHWDRSIVHLKSRIKTVLKVQANS; encoded by the coding sequence GTGAATTTAACCATTGTGGTTCCTGTGTACAATCTGGAAAGTCATGTGGCCCCGATGCTGGATTCACTCCTTCACCAAAGTGAGAAGCAATACGAGGTCATTATTGTCGATGACGGATCTACGGATCAGACGTATAACACGATCAATGCCTTTCTGACCGTTCACCCTTCCCTACAGTGCAGGATCTTAAGAACAGACAACCACGGAGTAAGCGCTGCCAGAAATAAAGGCTTATACGCCGCTTCCGGGAAATATGTGATGTTTCTCGACGGTGATGATTACGTTTCAACAGATCTGGTGCAGACCCTCCAGACGAATGTAACAGACCGGGAGCCTGACATTATTTGCTGGGGATATAATCTGGTTAGAGAGGATCAATCAACGATTGTCAGCTTTACTTCAAATTTAAACCACATCTCGGGAATTCAAGCGCTAGAGAAGATTTTTGTCGAAAAAAGTTTGCGGATTTGGACCGGAAGTATTGCTTACAAGAGAGACTTCCTGCTGAAGCATGAAATCCAATATACCGAGCAGTGTATAAACGGCGAAGATCAGGAGTTTATTTATAAAGCCTTATCCAGAGCGTCCAAGGTAACCTCCCTGCCTGAGGTACTATCCTTTTACCTGCAGCGGGGCTCTTCGATCTCCAACAGCTATAATGTCAAAAAATTCGATGTTGTGGATGCCTTTAAGCGGGTGGATGCGTATTTCAGGACCCATTTCTCAGGCGAACTAGAACCCATATCTGATTTACTGCTGAACAGGGAAATGACAGAGAACTACTTTTTCAACCTAAATACCTGTCTCAGCAACACTCAAGGCGTACGGATACAAAAATTACTACAGGATATCGATCAGACCTATCCTAAGCTCACGCAAGAAATGCATGGAATCATGAAGCATTATAACGGAACCGACAAGAAGCTGTCCTTTCAGATCAAGGCCTTCCTGTTCTCCCCCGGGTTATACCAGAGGTTTATTCATTGGGATCGAAGCATTGTTCATCTAAAAAGCAGAATCAAAACAGTGCTCAAGGTTCAAGCAAACAGCTAG
- a CDS encoding glycosyltransferase family A protein: MQGLSVVICTRNRVQDLTRCIYSMTNQNLSAHHNIEVIIVDDGELPMQQLDEYESILDEKGYSFIYYSKTDPGLWLSRVKAVELATMDTILFLDDDVEIPDHYFSTLLQTYRDHPDCVGVGGVAIGMENSFLGTIRCLLSFQQSLFSGKLSLSGQAGSMYNWHKARKTFKTEFQHGCNMSFKKEAIQDLKPVPWLKSYSVGEDIFMSRIALNKGQLYINPELKLIHHESPASRDNLEDVAYTRVLNHVHLLKDKHSGPIGYLALLWTTLYLILRERPKKNYPAIKGYKKGLKQIFSRQLI, from the coding sequence ATGCAAGGATTGTCAGTGGTAATCTGCACGAGGAATCGGGTACAGGATCTGACACGGTGCATTTATTCTATGACTAATCAAAACCTAAGTGCACACCACAACATTGAAGTTATCATCGTAGATGACGGTGAACTACCCATGCAGCAACTTGACGAGTATGAGTCTATCTTAGATGAGAAGGGTTATTCTTTTATCTATTACAGCAAGACGGACCCGGGATTGTGGCTGTCCAGAGTCAAAGCGGTGGAATTAGCCACCATGGATACAATATTGTTCCTGGATGATGACGTTGAGATTCCGGACCATTATTTCTCCACCTTGCTTCAGACCTACCGCGATCATCCGGATTGTGTAGGTGTTGGGGGCGTAGCCATTGGAATGGAGAATAGCTTCCTGGGCACTATTAGATGCCTTCTCTCTTTCCAGCAATCCCTATTCAGCGGAAAACTATCCTTAAGCGGTCAAGCCGGTTCCATGTACAACTGGCACAAGGCGAGAAAAACCTTCAAGACTGAATTTCAGCACGGCTGCAATATGTCTTTTAAGAAAGAGGCTATTCAAGATCTGAAGCCGGTCCCTTGGTTAAAGAGTTACAGCGTCGGCGAGGATATCTTCATGTCCCGAATCGCGTTGAATAAAGGACAGCTCTATATCAACCCTGAACTTAAGCTCATTCATCATGAATCCCCGGCTTCCAGAGATAATCTGGAGGATGTCGCATACACCCGGGTGCTTAACCACGTCCATCTACTCAAAGATAAACACTCGGGACCCATAGGGTACCTCGCATTGTTATGGACAACACTCTACTTGATTCTCAGAGAGCGGCCTAAGAAAAATTATCCTGCTATCAAAGGCTACAAAAAAGGCCTAAAACAAATATTCTCAAGACAACTGATTTAA
- a CDS encoding B12-binding domain-containing radical SAM protein, producing the protein MRRKEKFAILFMTLPRVVYDRNLHDRCTDFGETAQYIMKAYQHHADVEVTIMDSSIPGSTMRSLYRKFTEGYDVIVLYTDITDAAMARKMCEVISYISPNTKTLIYGDSTLAIPQYFKRVPFHAAHLCGDQEAAIHSYIEFVRTGEEGVLKGVSVVHANGESKDYPTDIRIDPSEWVLPPIDKLPIEEYQKFSREFKDSTYACSVYVSKGCAQRCAYCLCGPREGYVDRRRSVKDTVEFLEAYQHRFDRFKLHSADLFADKTWVREFCHEMLRRNVKVKWKSTVCLNSLEPELLELCAEAGCYGLGFGIETFYQDRQRGFKVAVNEFENIMSKIKHIPIRYKGFVMLGLKDQQLIDVEYTLELLKKYNVKVRPSTFTPFYRLRDLPVEELERINLEDWNKKEFFHTGNNHLNEKTVYQIMDSCHF; encoded by the coding sequence GTGAGAAGAAAAGAGAAATTTGCGATTTTGTTCATGACTCTCCCGCGAGTCGTTTATGACAGAAATTTGCATGACCGCTGTACGGATTTTGGGGAAACGGCCCAATATATTATGAAAGCCTATCAACATCATGCGGATGTTGAAGTAACGATCATGGATTCTTCCATTCCCGGCAGTACGATGCGGAGCCTCTACCGAAAATTTACAGAAGGCTACGACGTAATCGTTCTTTATACGGATATCACCGATGCTGCTATGGCGCGAAAAATGTGTGAGGTAATTTCCTACATCAGTCCAAATACCAAAACTTTGATTTACGGAGACTCCACATTGGCAATTCCCCAATATTTCAAAAGGGTTCCGTTCCATGCAGCCCATCTATGCGGTGATCAGGAAGCGGCGATTCATTCTTATATCGAGTTCGTAAGAACCGGAGAAGAAGGCGTTCTCAAGGGAGTCAGTGTTGTTCATGCCAATGGGGAATCCAAAGATTATCCCACGGATATCAGGATTGACCCCAGCGAATGGGTGCTTCCTCCTATCGATAAGCTTCCGATTGAAGAATATCAGAAATTCAGCAGAGAGTTCAAAGACTCAACATATGCATGTTCGGTGTACGTATCTAAGGGCTGCGCCCAAAGATGCGCATATTGCCTGTGCGGTCCACGTGAGGGCTATGTGGATCGCCGAAGAAGCGTTAAGGATACGGTAGAGTTTCTCGAAGCCTATCAGCACCGCTTTGACAGATTCAAGCTGCATTCTGCTGACTTATTCGCGGACAAAACATGGGTAAGGGAGTTCTGTCATGAGATGCTGCGCCGGAACGTGAAGGTGAAATGGAAATCCACGGTTTGCTTGAATTCCTTGGAGCCTGAACTGCTGGAGCTGTGCGCGGAAGCAGGCTGCTACGGGCTGGGCTTCGGGATCGAGACATTTTATCAGGACCGGCAGCGGGGCTTCAAGGTGGCTGTGAATGAATTCGAAAATATCATGTCCAAAATCAAACATATTCCCATCCGTTACAAAGGATTTGTCATGCTTGGCCTAAAAGACCAACAGTTGATTGACGTAGAGTACACGCTGGAGTTGCTCAAGAAATATAACGTCAAGGTACGCCCTTCCACATTTACCCCTTTTTATAGGTTAAGAGATTTGCCCGTGGAGGAATTAGAGCGGATCAATTTGGAGGATTGGAATAAGAAAGAGTTCTTCCATACTGGAAACAATCATTTGAATGAGAAAACTGTATATCAAATCATGGATTCCTGTCATTTCTAA
- a CDS encoding PEP/pyruvate-binding domain-containing protein has protein sequence MNYGNKAEGLLKLQENGFRVPAFRMLDRDFFEDYLRSIGVYEETEMVSVKSAWLMRVFESIRNAILKHEIPAVIGNRIKDTVQGLSFPISVRSSASVEDGERQSSAGAFHTELQVEPDGVMDAVRYVICSLYNEKNLLSFPNQDFHPNRYFMGIVLQEMVEPEWSGVAFSSDPATGDPGTVWVEAVEGLGDRLVSGLSKANSYLLPREGAVKAEKASLKEMLEQVREQAVKAEKAFGHPVDIEWSWKDNRIYLLQCRPITTIQPKPMIDRPEVFSMSGLNEETYPRLGFLQRRYPRWAKKAKFFDFCEQSGIKTNKWKLFVFNKDHLKDFDYSWVFHDYDSPYVCYHLNGQSVCYHHIGQIPKVLEHFTDIYSDQQYCVSFREYLPNEHAAISNLNEDGTMLIECITGKMFLLNAGLTEPTRYLLDADGYVLESYVSEQEQYVFDESRIDSIPAGKKERVELPPELIREIYEKTKRFADRFENCSVEWWIWGNTLYAADMSLLKTGGSRNSSVVISQGKAEGTLRRLPVFEDQVLKELNMFSSISVGDSEFDCTKVNRLREIKELLEGWSEEGDIILYADLPFLFLAPFKHMVKGIVFRNASNLCHLSLILREAGVPAISLGGSSLALQDGMKVQVDAYEGVLVS, from the coding sequence ATGAATTATGGCAATAAGGCGGAGGGTTTGCTGAAGCTGCAGGAGAATGGCTTTCGGGTCCCTGCTTTTCGGATGTTGGACCGGGATTTCTTCGAGGATTATCTCCGATCCATCGGCGTTTATGAGGAGACGGAAATGGTATCTGTTAAGAGTGCCTGGCTGATGAGGGTGTTCGAATCCATTCGAAACGCAATTCTTAAACACGAGATACCTGCGGTGATTGGGAACAGGATTAAGGATACGGTACAAGGGTTGAGCTTCCCCATTTCCGTACGTTCTTCGGCTTCGGTAGAAGACGGGGAACGGCAATCGTCCGCCGGGGCGTTCCACACAGAGCTGCAGGTGGAACCTGATGGTGTGATGGATGCCGTCAGGTATGTGATTTGTTCATTGTATAACGAGAAGAATTTATTATCTTTCCCGAATCAAGATTTTCATCCCAACCGCTATTTCATGGGAATCGTGCTGCAGGAGATGGTGGAACCGGAGTGGAGCGGTGTGGCATTCTCGTCAGATCCTGCGACCGGGGACCCGGGAACGGTGTGGGTGGAAGCGGTTGAAGGGCTCGGAGACCGGCTGGTATCGGGCCTGTCCAAAGCGAATTCTTACCTACTGCCCAGAGAAGGAGCTGTCAAAGCAGAAAAAGCATCGCTAAAGGAGATGTTGGAGCAGGTCCGGGAGCAAGCCGTGAAAGCGGAGAAGGCGTTCGGGCATCCGGTAGACATCGAGTGGTCATGGAAGGATAACCGGATATATTTGTTGCAGTGTAGACCGATTACGACGATTCAACCGAAGCCGATGATTGACCGGCCCGAAGTATTCTCCATGTCCGGACTGAATGAGGAGACGTATCCCCGCTTGGGATTTCTGCAAAGAAGGTACCCCCGCTGGGCCAAGAAAGCAAAGTTTTTCGATTTCTGCGAGCAGAGCGGCATAAAGACGAACAAGTGGAAGCTGTTTGTTTTCAACAAGGACCATTTGAAGGATTTCGATTATTCCTGGGTTTTCCACGATTACGATTCACCATATGTATGCTATCACTTGAACGGACAGTCGGTATGTTACCATCACATCGGCCAAATACCTAAAGTGCTGGAACACTTTACGGATATTTATTCGGATCAGCAGTACTGCGTGAGCTTCCGGGAATATTTGCCTAACGAACATGCCGCTATCTCTAACCTGAATGAAGACGGAACCATGCTGATTGAGTGCATCACCGGAAAAATGTTCCTGTTAAATGCGGGCTTAACCGAGCCGACTAGGTATCTGCTCGACGCGGACGGGTATGTGTTGGAATCTTATGTGAGTGAGCAGGAGCAATACGTTTTTGACGAGAGTCGTATCGATTCGATACCGGCGGGTAAGAAGGAACGGGTGGAACTGCCGCCGGAATTGATCCGGGAGATCTACGAGAAGACCAAACGTTTTGCGGACCGGTTCGAGAACTGCAGCGTGGAATGGTGGATTTGGGGCAATACCTTGTACGCAGCGGATATGTCCTTATTGAAGACTGGTGGATCCCGGAACAGCTCCGTTGTCATTTCCCAGGGAAAAGCGGAAGGGACGCTGCGCCGACTGCCGGTGTTTGAAGATCAGGTATTGAAGGAACTGAACATGTTCAGCTCCATTTCCGTTGGGGATTCCGAATTTGATTGCACCAAGGTGAACCGGCTACGGGAGATCAAGGAATTACTCGAGGGTTGGTCGGAAGAAGGGGATATCATTCTATATGCGGATTTGCCCTTTCTTTTCTTGGCGCCTTTCAAGCATATGGTGAAGGGAATCGTATTCCGGAACGCATCCAACCTATGCCACCTGTCCCTTATCTTAAGGGAGGCAGGTGTACCGGCTATTTCTTTGGGAGGAAGTTCACTGGCGCTTCAAGATGGGATGAAGGTTCAGGTTGACGCATACGAAGGTGTTCTTGTTTCATGA
- a CDS encoding histidine phosphatase family protein gives MFKQLILIRHGQSEGNLRGIKQGMWDAFGLTPQGRQEAKACGERIKVCKPDLLLMSPLLRAKETAELIAAELGNGSDITPEPLLREVDHGLLQGLDKSERERRFTKELELLRANGYDYSVVGGEALPDVRKRARNMQVGLCSYDQQVVAAVTHGGFLRILLQTFAQNDQAVFDCINGCIYIVEPARDGKFDIYPF, from the coding sequence ATGTTCAAGCAGTTGATCCTCATTCGGCACGGACAGAGTGAAGGGAATTTGCGCGGCATTAAGCAAGGAATGTGGGATGCATTCGGCCTTACCCCGCAGGGGAGGCAAGAAGCGAAGGCATGCGGGGAACGGATCAAGGTGTGCAAGCCGGATCTTCTGCTGATGTCACCGCTCTTGCGTGCGAAGGAGACAGCTGAACTGATCGCGGCTGAATTGGGTAACGGAAGCGACATAACTCCTGAACCCTTGCTTCGGGAAGTAGATCACGGACTCCTGCAGGGCCTGGATAAAAGCGAACGGGAGCGGCGGTTCACCAAAGAATTGGAGCTGCTTAGAGCGAACGGGTACGATTATTCCGTAGTAGGAGGGGAAGCTTTGCCCGATGTCCGGAAGCGGGCGCGGAATATGCAGGTAGGTTTATGCTCTTATGATCAACAAGTGGTTGCAGCGGTTACTCACGGGGGTTTCCTTCGGATTTTATTACAAACGTTTGCACAAAATGATCAAGCCGTTTTTGACTGCATCAACGGTTGTATCTATATAGTAGAACCAGCCAGAGACGGAAAGTTTGATATTTACCCTTTTTAG
- a CDS encoding pyridoxamine 5'-phosphate oxidase family protein yields MRMTDEIKKLIGTLNPIPIATCDCEADEERKSSVNLIFVTFLKVYDDETLLIANNKFYKTMRNLNKNPNVSIALYNPDNNRSFQLKGKASVYLEGEIFEETVQWVQSGRPNINPQAAVLVHIEKIYSKAKRLVEQNGELTFVRGII; encoded by the coding sequence ATGAGAATGACGGACGAAATTAAGAAACTCATAGGAACATTGAATCCCATTCCGATAGCAACCTGCGATTGCGAAGCGGATGAAGAAAGAAAATCAAGCGTGAACTTGATTTTTGTTACTTTTCTAAAGGTATATGATGACGAAACCCTGCTGATCGCGAACAATAAATTCTACAAAACTATGAGAAATCTAAACAAGAACCCGAATGTATCCATTGCCTTGTATAATCCCGACAATAACAGATCATTTCAATTGAAGGGAAAGGCGAGCGTTTATCTCGAGGGAGAAATTTTTGAGGAAACGGTTCAGTGGGTTCAGAGTGGAAGGCCCAATATCAATCCGCAAGCAGCCGTACTGGTGCATATTGAGAAGATCTATAGCAAAGCGAAAAGGTTAGTTGAACAAAACGGGGAACTGACCTTTGTGAGGGGCATCATTTAA
- a CDS encoding polysaccharide pyruvyl transferase family protein — translation MKKILIYAYTEFNLGDDLFIKVLCERYPDTPFAILAPGKYKLSFKDLKNLRVYASDSIWIRGINFLFKKIKQPDFMQRFLVKHSDGIVHIGGSIFMQGEYWKEYFHKAESIRNPSKPYFLLGANFGPFTDNEYYQTHKELFAQYTDICFREKYSYQLFEDLRNVRLAPDIIFQLTPPKEQAKENYVAISVIKPSSKGLGSYDLLYYEKMKDVAMYCIQQGFEVHFLSFCEHEGDHEAIEHIVNRLPQEFVGRTRTHLFTTNMEEILSVLAGSSFVVASRFHAMILGWVYEKPVFPIAYSNKMVNVMQDAGFTGLYTDFKGLEDLQPEQVFNSFHTNGIDVSKQVIEAERHFEKLDSYLSLLGRRTYESQTEYS, via the coding sequence ATGAAAAAAATATTAATTTATGCCTATACGGAGTTCAATTTGGGTGATGATTTATTCATTAAGGTTCTGTGCGAGCGATACCCGGATACCCCATTTGCCATCCTCGCCCCGGGGAAGTATAAGCTTTCCTTCAAAGACCTGAAGAATCTCCGGGTATACGCTTCGGATTCCATCTGGATCAGAGGCATTAACTTTCTGTTCAAAAAAATAAAGCAGCCCGATTTCATGCAAAGGTTTCTAGTGAAGCATAGTGATGGAATCGTGCATATCGGCGGCTCCATTTTCATGCAGGGGGAGTACTGGAAAGAGTATTTCCACAAAGCAGAATCGATCCGGAACCCATCGAAGCCCTACTTTTTACTGGGTGCGAACTTCGGTCCCTTTACAGATAACGAGTATTATCAGACACACAAGGAGCTCTTCGCGCAATATACGGATATATGCTTCCGGGAGAAATATTCCTATCAGCTGTTTGAGGATTTAAGAAATGTACGATTGGCGCCAGACATTATATTTCAGCTCACTCCACCGAAAGAACAGGCTAAGGAGAATTACGTGGCTATATCCGTGATCAAGCCGTCTTCCAAGGGTTTGGGCAGTTACGACCTGCTCTATTATGAAAAAATGAAAGATGTTGCAATGTATTGCATTCAACAAGGCTTTGAGGTACATTTCCTGTCCTTTTGTGAGCATGAAGGGGATCATGAAGCGATTGAACACATCGTGAACCGACTGCCGCAGGAGTTCGTTGGTCGAACCCGAACACATTTGTTCACCACAAACATGGAGGAAATTCTGTCCGTGCTTGCCGGGTCAAGCTTTGTTGTAGCCTCTAGGTTTCATGCGATGATTCTAGGCTGGGTATACGAGAAACCTGTCTTCCCTATTGCCTACAGCAACAAAATGGTCAATGTTATGCAGGATGCAGGCTTTACTGGCTTATACACCGACTTCAAAGGCTTGGAAGACCTGCAGCCGGAGCAGGTTTTTAACAGCTTCCATACCAACGGAATTGATGTATCGAAACAAGTTATAGAAGCAGAGAGACACTTTGAGAAGCTGGACTCGTATTTATCGCTTCTGGGCAGGAGGACTTATGAGAGCCAAACGGAGTATTCTTAA